From one Pseudomonas sp. S35 genomic stretch:
- a CDS encoding DUF6543 domain-containing protein has protein sequence MHTTPTTHALTAQAVSAQFASRPSLEAVIQPLLGAAIAQTYPDLVIDLSRTRLATPTGKGGWTLAPLMTVIQRYLAEGGPLDFNEVDHLPYYLSDAPPKRLKLPGTETPGPDMKVIEALIKTLPPTLPIALQDALAEYWNAPSDTTVSRWRWLSDMLRSTLRASTLRQPELDEAAWQTLDQLITTPDRAQRLAKYGDHSVLAYGLETTLSSNGQADRQLTEHMVLTRAINGVAPALLCAPNGQVESFASMDALLQAWGERLAAHYQASTITCNRYEPEGSIFDHQASMILNQQLTRLGALQLPLGQDQQTLHTLYLEITDPGLCFLDALQAPAQTLASVRAQLPQNLRGASPADRARYRHYTLALAGLKQRAQDPALATDIEDIQRFTVAALQREMGRETAVGNGPDQIPTQGLNPDDVQLTFVVAAGYPGGAGIVEHVRMSLTELAIRNLSGRPSGEFTLAHRQGTPLPAWLTPAYVIALVERVDIGQHYPHYLKDQLLSDTAKARAQETLFAEHLSVQLPLLALELSLKREAGVTPVGARMVECLMQATSSEQQLDGRAVVIRHLALLHSPAAQPDVVSNMYIIEFQDVSSGPHLLFRPLYAQPLHEYASHADLLAAIAAPGDMQASILTWLPDNTRPIYDNGGFHQPHYLRFGQGDEFAPRETPPPATLALDGINEELQQCLVTGSLMQYLFSDNARALVQQADRASVSNSESRWQTLREGSGLLFFSVIQPVLRGPAMLMGWLLAITTSLTQDIQALGSQNPKVREQGSIDLLLNVALLLLDFPATPITRRPLPLAVTPPASATALPRRSAEQWPVPAPAQIRQGTVALPGELPQGNHAALDFSFAQAHQRLTHSQRMRLQTFRVTPPATLPQPVLNGPRKGLYLIGTTWHARVDGELFQVSLGHDASVVIVDPADPDRSGPYLRTQTPGTWTIDTRLRLRGGMPLGRIAAERQRKAMRISQLQTEYEQFLKGQAPLQSSADEAQAAMDKADKDPTIGETQRARIRKQFDSALHSQTAEFQKILDSAKERGELGIALPLTPLERILENTVKNARKHVVVAENDRQALYRANQRFTREGPALHLAVLGEPASYRQFLQRLLEINERSIHWLELKDRSLEQLFELSPAGAESATGLTADRSNEISALAVKDLHIRCLKRLIVKDVEHPLFNALNTIVDPLQEHVRTHSELNSLELPGSDRLNVLESLVEHYGSALDALQGLGILDAEVLDHTYSSKLFTLVEALYQDASQRLASEIKPAAQAPKRLPKRPMSSHGAAPKRVIKTRRKGIFIGELKPIGNVDIVEVRAEGSDQLLGMYSQSGDEWVEFVQAPAPQPLAPTRSLSVVKGQARKLLAMLQDHLNRGEAYRKISRHPQEVQEILQYEAVRYDILATELHRAIEAQPEASRSAADQALVVQLREAYSRLNSQGQALRLQLCLQLPPTHANLEYLIDQQQANVALLGKRIQLGGPRRDFIQEYAINDAKGFTLWYAHFHYPGANTPKADYTAAHLKTREQRRESYYSLLAKAQSPQAIVNVHRGLIGKQLAERWFLSFES, from the coding sequence ATGCACACTACACCCACTACTCATGCGCTGACCGCCCAGGCCGTCAGTGCCCAATTTGCCAGTCGCCCCTCCCTGGAGGCGGTGATCCAACCCTTACTCGGCGCAGCCATTGCCCAAACATACCCCGACTTGGTCATCGACCTGTCGCGCACACGCCTGGCAACCCCCACCGGGAAAGGTGGCTGGACCCTGGCCCCCTTGATGACGGTTATCCAGCGCTACCTGGCCGAAGGTGGACCACTGGACTTCAACGAAGTCGACCATCTGCCCTACTACCTGTCGGATGCCCCCCCCAAGCGCCTCAAGCTACCCGGCACCGAGACGCCTGGGCCGGACATGAAAGTCATTGAGGCGCTGATCAAGACGCTGCCGCCCACCCTGCCCATTGCCCTGCAAGACGCATTGGCCGAGTACTGGAATGCCCCGTCAGACACAACAGTCAGCCGCTGGCGCTGGCTCAGCGACATGCTCAGGAGTACCTTGCGCGCCAGCACCCTGCGCCAGCCGGAACTGGACGAGGCCGCCTGGCAAACCCTGGACCAACTCATCACCACCCCGGACCGTGCACAACGCCTGGCCAAATACGGCGACCACAGCGTGCTCGCCTATGGGCTTGAGACCACGTTGAGCAGCAATGGCCAGGCCGATCGCCAACTGACCGAACACATGGTGCTGACCCGCGCCATCAACGGCGTGGCGCCGGCCCTTTTGTGTGCGCCAAACGGGCAAGTCGAATCCTTTGCCTCAATGGACGCGCTCTTGCAGGCCTGGGGCGAGCGCCTGGCGGCGCACTACCAGGCCAGCACGATTACCTGTAATCGTTACGAACCCGAAGGCTCCATCTTCGACCACCAGGCGTCGATGATTCTGAACCAGCAACTCACGCGCCTGGGCGCCCTGCAACTGCCACTCGGCCAAGACCAGCAGACGCTGCACACGCTGTACCTGGAAATCACCGACCCAGGGCTGTGCTTTCTCGACGCCCTGCAAGCCCCTGCGCAAACACTCGCCAGCGTGCGTGCGCAGCTACCGCAGAATCTGCGCGGCGCCAGCCCCGCCGACCGTGCCCGCTACCGCCATTACACCTTGGCCCTGGCGGGCCTGAAACAACGCGCACAGGACCCGGCCCTTGCCACCGACATTGAAGACATCCAACGTTTTACCGTTGCGGCCCTACAACGTGAAATGGGCCGTGAAACAGCCGTCGGCAACGGTCCAGACCAGATCCCGACACAGGGGCTTAACCCGGATGATGTGCAGCTGACGTTCGTGGTTGCCGCCGGTTACCCGGGTGGTGCCGGGATTGTCGAGCACGTGCGCATGAGCCTCACGGAGCTGGCCATCAGAAACCTGAGTGGTCGTCCCAGCGGCGAGTTCACCCTCGCCCATCGCCAGGGCACCCCCTTACCGGCGTGGCTGACACCGGCCTACGTTATCGCCCTGGTTGAGCGAGTGGATATCGGCCAGCATTACCCCCATTACCTCAAGGACCAGTTGCTCAGCGATACGGCCAAGGCCCGCGCCCAGGAAACGCTGTTCGCTGAACACCTGTCGGTACAACTGCCGCTATTGGCGCTGGAGTTGAGCCTCAAGCGCGAAGCCGGTGTGACGCCCGTGGGCGCACGCATGGTCGAGTGCCTGATGCAGGCCACCAGCAGCGAGCAGCAACTCGACGGCCGTGCAGTGGTGATTCGTCATCTGGCGCTGCTGCACAGCCCTGCCGCCCAGCCGGACGTGGTGAGCAACATGTACATCATTGAGTTCCAGGACGTCAGCAGCGGCCCGCACCTGCTGTTTCGCCCGCTCTATGCCCAACCGTTGCACGAGTACGCCAGCCACGCCGACCTGCTGGCCGCGATCGCCGCACCTGGCGACATGCAAGCCAGCATCCTGACCTGGCTGCCCGACAACACCAGGCCGATCTACGACAACGGAGGTTTTCACCAACCCCATTACCTGCGGTTCGGCCAGGGCGATGAGTTCGCCCCCCGGGAAACGCCGCCGCCGGCGACCCTGGCACTCGATGGTATCAACGAAGAATTGCAGCAGTGCCTGGTCACGGGCAGCCTGATGCAGTACCTGTTCAGCGATAACGCCCGCGCCTTGGTACAACAGGCTGACCGAGCCTCCGTGTCCAACAGTGAAAGTCGCTGGCAGACCTTGCGCGAAGGCAGCGGCTTGCTGTTCTTCAGTGTCATACAGCCCGTGCTGCGCGGCCCGGCAATGCTGATGGGGTGGTTGCTGGCCATCACGACCAGCCTGACGCAAGACATCCAGGCGCTCGGCAGCCAGAACCCCAAGGTCCGTGAACAGGGCAGCATCGACCTGTTGCTGAACGTCGCGCTGTTGCTGCTGGACTTCCCGGCAACGCCCATCACACGGCGCCCGCTGCCGTTGGCGGTCACACCGCCCGCCTCCGCCACCGCGCTGCCACGGCGCAGCGCCGAACAATGGCCGGTGCCTGCGCCGGCCCAGATTCGCCAAGGCACCGTCGCCCTGCCCGGCGAGCTGCCGCAGGGCAACCACGCCGCCCTGGATTTCAGCTTTGCCCAGGCCCACCAGCGCCTCACCCACAGCCAGCGCATGCGCTTGCAAACCTTCAGGGTCACACCACCTGCCACGTTGCCGCAGCCGGTGCTCAACGGTCCGCGCAAGGGACTGTACTTGATCGGCACCACCTGGCATGCCCGGGTTGACGGTGAGCTGTTTCAAGTCAGCCTGGGGCACGACGCCAGCGTGGTGATTGTGGATCCCGCCGACCCTGATCGCAGCGGCCCTTACCTAAGGACGCAGACGCCCGGCACGTGGACGATCGATACCCGCCTGCGCCTGCGCGGTGGCATGCCCCTGGGCCGCATTGCCGCCGAACGCCAACGTAAAGCGATGCGTATCAGCCAATTGCAAACCGAGTATGAGCAATTTCTCAAAGGCCAGGCGCCGCTGCAGAGCTCCGCCGATGAAGCTCAAGCGGCCATGGACAAAGCCGACAAGGACCCGACGATCGGAGAAACCCAACGGGCCCGGATCCGAAAACAATTTGACAGCGCGCTGCACAGCCAGACAGCGGAATTTCAGAAGATCCTAGACAGCGCCAAGGAACGGGGCGAACTGGGCATCGCATTACCGCTTACACCGCTCGAGCGCATCCTGGAAAATACCGTCAAAAATGCGCGCAAGCATGTGGTCGTGGCAGAAAATGACCGGCAAGCCCTCTATCGCGCCAATCAACGCTTTACCCGCGAAGGCCCGGCGTTGCACCTGGCGGTGCTTGGTGAGCCGGCGAGCTACCGGCAGTTTCTCCAGCGGCTGCTGGAGATCAATGAACGCAGCATTCATTGGCTGGAGCTCAAGGACCGCTCCCTGGAACAGCTGTTTGAGCTGAGCCCTGCCGGCGCCGAGAGTGCGACTGGATTGACGGCCGACCGGTCGAACGAAATCAGCGCCCTGGCAGTCAAGGACCTGCACATTCGCTGCTTGAAGCGTTTGATTGTCAAAGACGTTGAACATCCTCTGTTCAATGCCTTGAACACCATCGTCGATCCCTTGCAGGAGCATGTACGCACCCACAGCGAACTCAACAGCCTTGAACTGCCGGGCAGTGACCGCCTGAATGTACTGGAGAGCCTGGTGGAACACTATGGCAGTGCCCTCGACGCCTTGCAGGGCCTTGGCATCCTCGATGCCGAAGTCCTCGACCACACCTACAGCAGCAAACTGTTCACGCTGGTCGAGGCGCTCTACCAGGACGCCAGCCAGCGCCTGGCCAGCGAAATCAAACCGGCGGCACAAGCGCCCAAGCGCTTGCCAAAACGCCCCATGAGCAGCCACGGCGCTGCGCCTAAGCGCGTGATCAAGACCCGCCGCAAAGGCATATTCATCGGTGAACTCAAGCCCATCGGCAACGTCGATATCGTCGAAGTCCGCGCCGAGGGCAGCGACCAGTTGCTGGGGATGTATTCACAAAGCGGTGATGAATGGGTTGAATTCGTCCAGGCGCCGGCCCCACAACCGCTGGCGCCGACCCGTAGCCTGAGCGTAGTAAAGGGCCAGGCACGCAAACTCCTGGCCATGCTTCAGGACCACTTGAACCGGGGGGAGGCCTATCGAAAAATCTCCAGGCACCCGCAGGAAGTGCAGGAAATTTTGCAGTATGAAGCCGTGCGCTATGACATCTTGGCCACAGAGCTGCACCGTGCCATCGAAGCCCAACCCGAGGCTAGCAGGAGCGCCGCCGACCAAGCGCTGGTGGTGCAACTGCGCGAGGCCTACTCGCGGTTGAACAGCCAAGGCCAGGCGTTACGTTTGCAACTGTGCCTGCAACTGCCGCCCACCCATGCCAACCTCGAATACCTCATCGACCAGCAACAGGCGAACGTTGCGTTGCTGGGCAAACGTATTCAGTTGGGTGGCCCACGCCGTGACTTCATCCAGGAGTACGCGATCAACGACGCGAAAGGCTTTACGCTGTGGTACGCGCACTTTCACTACCCCGGCGCGAATACGCCCAAGGCCGATTACACGGCCGCCCATTTGAAAACCCGTGAGCAACGCCGCGAGAGCTATTACAGCCTGCTGGCCAAGGCGCAAAGTCCCCAGGCCATCGTCAATGTGCATCGAGGCTTGATCGGCAAACAGCTGGCTGAACGCTGGTTCCTGTCCTTCGAGTCGTGA